Proteins encoded in a region of the Haloarcula sp. CBA1129 genome:
- a CDS encoding HAD-IIA family hydrolase: MDPAIVRSIMKAVILAAGVGSRLRPITLEKPKPAIEVNGASILEHQLRAYGDAGIDEVYVVTGYMSGDVRSVCKRVEKDLDGVTIETIKNDIYANTENMYSLYITESELRGEEFLLSNGDVVFDRSIPDGMVSESNEASYIACDPANYSQESMKIAVEDDRVDRISKNIEEGDAFASSIDLYYFNAAFSKRLFQEIEQNSKNESSYSGWTEKVIDDLLGDSNLSVRPYSIGEKNWVEIDDRSDLLYADRTFAPDVKLGDKEAVFFDLDGTLYLGDSPVDGAMEVVKSLKSSGVELYYISNNSSGWKDQYAAKLESMGIEANPDDIILSTDGVINYLKNADATETYVVGTEAMRDAIESEAINPVSDSPSHVVVGFDKELTYEKIRKAALMIQNGAEFLVAHQDEVCPTSAGNIPDCGSMAALFETATDQNPDRIFGKPNEEMLTHIIQEKGYTSDDIAIVGDRLQTEIALAERLGCDSICTLSGDATREGIEASSIAPTVILESVGGLSEFI, translated from the coding sequence ATGGACCCAGCAATAGTGAGAAGTATAATGAAAGCTGTTATACTAGCAGCGGGAGTTGGCAGCCGGCTACGGCCTATAACACTCGAAAAGCCCAAACCTGCAATCGAAGTCAACGGGGCGTCAATTCTCGAACACCAACTACGTGCGTACGGTGACGCCGGTATCGACGAAGTCTACGTTGTCACTGGCTATATGTCTGGAGATGTCCGTTCGGTATGCAAGCGAGTAGAGAAAGACCTTGACGGGGTGACGATCGAGACAATAAAAAACGATATCTACGCGAACACCGAGAATATGTACTCCTTATATATCACCGAAAGTGAACTCCGTGGCGAGGAGTTCTTACTGAGTAACGGGGACGTCGTCTTCGATAGGTCGATTCCGGACGGGATGGTTTCAGAGAGTAACGAGGCAAGTTATATTGCCTGTGACCCCGCAAATTACTCGCAGGAGTCTATGAAAATCGCCGTCGAGGACGACAGAGTGGATCGGATATCGAAGAATATCGAAGAGGGTGACGCGTTCGCCTCATCGATAGATCTCTACTATTTCAACGCCGCGTTCTCGAAGCGACTCTTCCAAGAAATCGAACAAAATTCCAAAAACGAGAGCTCTTACTCGGGGTGGACTGAGAAAGTGATAGATGACTTGCTTGGCGACAGTAACCTATCAGTTCGACCGTATTCTATAGGGGAAAAAAACTGGGTCGAGATAGACGACCGTTCCGATCTTCTCTACGCGGACCGAACCTTCGCCCCCGACGTGAAGTTAGGTGACAAAGAGGCAGTTTTCTTCGATTTGGACGGCACGCTTTACTTAGGCGATAGCCCGGTAGACGGGGCTATGGAAGTAGTCAAATCCTTGAAAAGTTCTGGAGTCGAATTATACTATATTTCGAATAATTCGTCGGGATGGAAGGACCAGTACGCAGCGAAACTCGAATCGATGGGTATTGAGGCCAACCCGGACGACATCATTCTATCGACTGACGGGGTTATCAACTACCTCAAAAACGCCGATGCGACCGAGACGTACGTCGTGGGGACGGAAGCGATGCGGGATGCTATCGAGTCTGAAGCCATAAACCCGGTGTCTGATTCCCCGTCACACGTGGTCGTCGGGTTCGATAAAGAACTGACATACGAGAAGATAAGGAAAGCGGCTCTAATGATACAGAACGGGGCAGAGTTCCTCGTCGCACATCAGGACGAGGTCTGTCCCACGTCTGCGGGGAACATACCTGACTGCGGGTCGATGGCTGCGTTGTTCGAAACGGCTACTGACCAGAACCCGGACCGGATATTTGGGAAACCGAATGAGGAGATGCTGACACATATTATTCAGGAGAAAGGGTACACGAGCGACGATATCGCTATCGTCGGTGATAGGCTTCAGACAGAGATAGCACTGGCTGAGCGGCTTGGCTGTGATTCCATCTGCACACTGTCGGGGGATGCGACGAGAGAAGGCATTGAGGCCTCTTCTATCGCGCCGACAGTCATCTTAGAGAGTGTCGGCGGTTTGAGCGAGTTTATATGA
- the aglF gene encoding UTP--glucose-1-phosphate uridylyltransferase AglF — translation MKAVVLAAGEGTRLRPLTEDKPKGMVEVAGKPILTHCFEQLIELGADELLVVVGYKKQVIINHYEDEFEGVPITYTHQREQNGLAHALLTVEEHVNDDFMLMLGDNIFEANLQDVVNRQQEERADAAFLVEEVPWDEASRYGVCDTNKYGEITEVVEKPDDPPSNLVMTGFYTFTPAIFHACHLVQPSNRNEYEISDAIDLLLHSGRTIDAIRMDGWRNDIGYPEDRDQAEERLQGEIDPEMAAENIAASE, via the coding sequence ATGAAAGCTGTCGTACTCGCCGCTGGTGAGGGGACACGTCTCCGCCCGCTAACCGAAGACAAGCCAAAAGGAATGGTAGAGGTCGCTGGGAAACCCATTCTGACACACTGCTTCGAGCAGTTGATCGAACTAGGCGCCGACGAACTTTTGGTAGTTGTCGGCTACAAAAAACAGGTTATCATCAATCACTACGAAGACGAATTCGAGGGCGTCCCAATCACGTACACCCACCAGCGTGAGCAGAACGGCCTTGCCCATGCACTTCTCACCGTCGAAGAGCACGTCAATGACGACTTCATGTTGATGCTCGGCGACAACATCTTCGAGGCGAACCTCCAAGACGTCGTCAATCGCCAGCAGGAGGAGCGCGCCGACGCCGCCTTCCTCGTCGAAGAGGTTCCGTGGGACGAAGCCAGTCGGTACGGTGTCTGTGATACCAACAAGTACGGGGAAATAACCGAAGTCGTCGAAAAGCCCGATGATCCACCATCCAATCTAGTGATGACCGGGTTCTATACGTTCACGCCGGCCATCTTCCACGCCTGCCATCTGGTCCAACCCTCGAACCGCAACGAGTACGAAATCAGCGACGCGATCGACCTCTTGTTGCACTCCGGGCGGACCATCGATGCGATCCGCATGGACGGCTGGCGGAACGACATCGGCTACCCCGAGGACCGCGACCAAGCAGAGGAACGCCTCCAGGGCGAAATCGATCCGGAGATGGCTGCCGAGAACATCGCCGCGAGCGAGTGA
- a CDS encoding RNA ligase family protein produces the protein MKQFPSIPRVEDAPEDFFNEGHLWILEKVDGANMRFQLQQSGLLRFGDRSRVYDDPDTIPDPYRHAVRYVRENFDRDALRRAVDDVEAYVFFGEAMHHHTIDYEWERTPSFLGFDIWSTADKRFFSPDAVEGIFNRLGLQAVNAFERERRAQEFDPTSYEIPQSAWYDGPAEGVVVRNKRGGRTKLLHPDFQEVDETVPVDADASVLAHRYATQQRFRKLAAKLEDHEQAVTVETLYERTIEDIVREEHKRLYYGSDPVDMGTFRSEVAALTRTFLDER, from the coding sequence ATGAAACAGTTCCCGTCGATTCCACGCGTCGAAGATGCCCCTGAAGATTTCTTCAACGAGGGACACCTGTGGATTCTGGAGAAGGTTGACGGAGCAAACATGCGTTTTCAGCTCCAGCAGTCAGGGCTCCTTCGCTTCGGCGACCGAAGTCGTGTCTACGACGACCCCGATACAATACCAGATCCGTATCGCCACGCCGTCCGATACGTCCGCGAAAACTTTGACCGAGATGCGCTCCGGCGTGCCGTTGACGATGTCGAAGCGTACGTCTTCTTCGGCGAAGCGATGCATCACCACACCATCGACTACGAGTGGGAGCGAACGCCATCGTTTCTCGGCTTCGATATCTGGTCGACTGCCGACAAGCGGTTCTTTTCTCCGGACGCCGTCGAAGGAATCTTCAATCGCCTCGGACTTCAGGCTGTCAACGCATTCGAACGCGAGCGACGGGCACAGGAGTTCGATCCCACCAGCTACGAGATCCCGCAGTCAGCGTGGTACGACGGGCCGGCCGAGGGCGTCGTGGTCCGGAACAAGCGTGGTGGCCGTACAAAACTCCTCCATCCCGACTTTCAAGAGGTCGATGAGACGGTTCCGGTCGACGCCGACGCGTCAGTATTGGCCCACAGATACGCGACACAACAGCGCTTCCGAAAACTCGCTGCCAAACTAGAAGACCATGAGCAGGCAGTGACAGTCGAGACACTCTACGAGCGGACCATTGAAGATATTGTTCGAGAAGAGCACAAACGACTCTATTACGGCTCGGACCCAGTCGACATGGGAACGTTTCGATCCGAAGTTGCAGCACTGACGCGGACGTTTCTCGACGAGAGGTAA
- a CDS encoding sugar transferase, with protein MDSGWRYRVASVTGVVLLTAIAVALVNNATFQTIATTVPLLSRLPTDPPTGSEFTFELLVTAVVVTSVFLPLYKPRPRRILDAVALAQKRVLVAVLVLATIGYFDYTYRLPRLTVVLVTPLLLVALPAWFVWIRERPSSDGERTIIVGDDVDIINEIAGEVEGTLLGYLCPTTVVTPQDHVPPAIADGGVQPNGFDRLGGLSRIEDVLVEFDIDTVVLAFEHADRAEFFGALDACYEHGVNARVHREHTDSVLTANTSAGTLVDVKIEPWDIQDYILKRAFDIVFATAGLVILSPIIIGIATAIKIDDGGSILYRQDRTAVFGETFPIYKFRSMVENAEDETGATISDEDAGGIDPRVTSVGRILRQTHLDEIPQLWSILRGDMSVVGPRPERPELDSDIQTGVVDWQKRWFVKPGLTGPAQVNDVTGKEPGEKLRYDLEYVRKQSFSYDMKLVARQIWSVLIDIIFSLKNQLV; from the coding sequence ATGGATAGTGGCTGGCGGTACCGGGTTGCGAGTGTGACCGGTGTTGTCCTGCTAACAGCCATAGCCGTTGCACTTGTCAACAACGCAACCTTCCAGACGATAGCGACCACGGTCCCGTTACTTAGCCGGCTTCCAACCGATCCGCCGACTGGCTCGGAGTTTACGTTCGAACTCTTAGTCACCGCTGTCGTCGTCACCAGTGTATTTCTCCCGCTGTACAAGCCCCGCCCACGTCGGATTCTCGACGCTGTAGCACTGGCGCAGAAGCGAGTACTCGTGGCAGTGCTCGTACTAGCGACGATCGGTTACTTCGACTACACCTACCGCCTACCGCGCTTGACTGTCGTGTTAGTGACACCGCTATTGCTGGTCGCACTGCCCGCATGGTTCGTGTGGATTCGAGAGCGCCCGTCGTCGGATGGCGAGCGGACCATCATTGTTGGTGATGATGTCGACATAATCAACGAGATTGCAGGAGAGGTGGAGGGGACACTGCTTGGGTATCTCTGTCCCACAACTGTGGTTACACCACAAGACCATGTTCCGCCAGCAATTGCTGATGGTGGCGTCCAGCCCAACGGCTTTGACCGGCTGGGTGGGCTCTCGCGGATCGAAGACGTACTCGTTGAGTTCGATATCGACACAGTCGTATTAGCGTTTGAGCACGCTGACCGTGCGGAATTTTTCGGTGCGCTTGATGCGTGTTATGAACACGGAGTCAATGCGAGGGTCCATCGAGAACACACGGATTCTGTGTTGACAGCCAATACCAGTGCTGGAACTCTGGTCGATGTGAAAATCGAACCGTGGGACATACAGGACTACATTCTCAAACGCGCATTCGACATTGTATTCGCGACAGCGGGGTTGGTTATCTTATCTCCAATCATCATAGGTATCGCGACCGCGATCAAAATAGACGATGGGGGGTCGATACTGTATCGACAGGACCGGACAGCAGTGTTTGGTGAAACATTCCCGATCTACAAGTTCCGGTCAATGGTTGAGAACGCAGAGGATGAGACCGGGGCAACAATAAGTGATGAGGATGCTGGCGGTATTGACCCACGTGTAACCTCAGTCGGTCGAATCCTGCGCCAGACACATCTCGATGAAATCCCACAGCTCTGGTCGATATTGCGTGGGGATATGAGTGTTGTCGGGCCGCGTCCTGAACGGCCAGAATTGGATTCGGATATCCAGACTGGTGTCGTTGACTGGCAAAAACGGTGGTTTGTGAAACCTGGCCTGACCGGGCCCGCACAAGTCAATGACGTGACGGGAAAAGAACCGGGTGAAAAGCTGCGATACGACCTCGAATACGTGCGTAAACAGTCGTTCAGCTACGATATGAAACTGGTTGCAAGGCAGATTTGGAGCGTCCTAATAGATATTATATTCTCGCTCAAGAATCAGTTAGTGTGA
- a CDS encoding DUF4330 family protein, which produces MADSRSSALLDDEGNLFGLVNIVDALAVLLVLAVVVAGAALVLQPDPEPPAQTSTNVTLDLGPQPQYLVSEINEGDTYSPSSNSELTVTDVYLTPQGDRTRAIVRATIEGPASGDSLSYANAPPRLGRSLAIATSRYEVSGQIRAVGGGNSLNKEMTTVVLRDTMTAAETRDVSAGDEIRLSGRTVATVQDVATYATDDPGQQTVFIEANLETYTQQGRQRFGNTQVRPGQSITLSAPEYTIDGRLEQVGSGLQPTTSDVLLETTVDAETADDIVTGDVATVAGHETATIETVTTYETQDPDRKRVLAGLTLTTLEDGDRQRFGSAYVQRGSTISISTETYDLSGDIERVGALEPRGTPGSRTVTLRMTDIREDMASAIEPGMTETSRGETIARISRVDTDPSVIITTGDNGSVNVVDHPFLRDVTITAELQVRETTSGVQFKGDSLQQGSSVVINLGTLTIEADVVSVGT; this is translated from the coding sequence ATGGCAGATAGTCGCTCGTCAGCCCTCCTCGACGATGAGGGAAACCTTTTCGGGCTCGTCAATATCGTCGACGCGCTGGCCGTCCTACTTGTCCTTGCAGTTGTGGTAGCCGGCGCAGCACTCGTCCTCCAGCCAGACCCGGAGCCACCGGCTCAGACAAGTACCAATGTCACGCTTGATCTTGGCCCACAGCCGCAGTATCTCGTCTCCGAAATCAACGAAGGCGATACATACAGTCCTAGCAGCAACTCCGAACTCACAGTCACGGATGTCTATCTCACCCCACAGGGCGACCGGACGCGTGCTATCGTCCGTGCGACAATCGAAGGCCCCGCCAGCGGTGACAGTCTGTCCTACGCCAACGCACCGCCTCGGCTTGGCCGCTCATTAGCGATTGCGACGAGCCGATACGAGGTAAGCGGGCAGATACGGGCTGTCGGTGGCGGCAATAGCCTCAACAAAGAGATGACGACTGTCGTCCTCCGGGACACGATGACTGCCGCCGAAACGCGTGACGTGAGCGCCGGTGATGAGATCCGCCTCAGTGGCCGAACTGTCGCGACCGTCCAAGACGTGGCGACGTACGCTACCGACGACCCCGGCCAACAGACCGTCTTCATCGAAGCGAACCTCGAGACGTACACACAGCAGGGACGCCAGCGATTTGGTAACACGCAAGTCCGGCCCGGACAATCAATCACGCTCTCGGCGCCGGAGTACACGATCGACGGGCGTCTCGAACAGGTCGGGAGCGGCCTCCAACCGACAACGTCGGACGTGCTCCTCGAGACAACTGTCGACGCCGAAACAGCCGACGATATCGTAACCGGCGACGTTGCTACTGTGGCTGGACACGAAACAGCAACAATCGAGACTGTCACTACCTACGAGACACAGGACCCCGACCGCAAACGCGTCCTCGCCGGCCTCACGCTGACGACGCTTGAAGATGGTGACCGGCAGCGGTTCGGAAGCGCTTACGTTCAGCGTGGGAGTACTATCTCAATCTCGACCGAGACCTACGACCTCTCCGGGGACATCGAACGCGTCGGCGCACTCGAACCGCGTGGCACACCCGGGAGCCGGACGGTAACGCTCAGGATGACAGACATCCGCGAAGATATGGCTAGTGCAATCGAACCCGGGATGACCGAAACCAGTCGCGGCGAAACGATTGCACGTATCAGCCGCGTCGACACCGACCCATCGGTTATCATCACGACGGGAGACAACGGCTCGGTGAACGTCGTTGACCATCCGTTCCTACGTGATGTCACTATCACGGCCGAACTGCAAGTCCGTGAGACGACGAGCGGCGTCCAGTTCAAGGGCGATTCCCTCCAGCAGGGATCGTCGGTCGTGATCAATCTGGGGACGCTTACAATCGAGGCAGACGTCGTGAGTGTGGGTACCTGA